Genomic segment of Umezawaea sp. Da 62-37:
TAGTGCATGGGTGATGCCCGTACGTTCAGATTTAAGCATCAAACAAGCACCACCCATGCGCGTTCAGGCCTGGCCCACCACCTCGGGCCTCACGTGCCCCGCAGGGCCGGGGGCAGCAGGTCGCCGTGGGCGGCGGTCATCGCCGCGCACAGGTCCCAGATCCGGTCGACGGTCAGCGCGGCGGCCGTCGCCGGATCGACCATCGCGGCGTGCCGGACGTGCGCGGGATCGCCTTCCACGGCCGCCGCCACGGTCAGCTCGACCACGTTGAGGAAGCCGCGGTTGAGCGCTGCCAACTGGGGCGGGAGCGCGCCGACGCGGTGCGGGTGCACGCCGAGGCGGTCCAGCGTCGCGGGCACCTCCACGGCCGCCCCCGCGGGCAGGTTGTCGATCAGGCCGTGGTTGACCGTGTTCACCTGGATCGTGCGGCGCGTACCCGTGACCAGGCTGTGCACGACCTGCGGGGCGTACTCGGTGGCGTCCTCGTCGAGGACCGGCGGCGGGGTTCCGCCCGCGCCGATCCGGTCGCGCAGCCCCTCGTACTCGGCGAGGTTCGCCGCGCTGATCCCCGCGTAGTCCCGGACGGGGATGCGCAGCCGCTCGATCTCGGAGTCGTGCCCCAGGTACCACGGCACGTACTCGGAGGAGTGCTCGCTGGTCTCCGTCGGGTAGTGGCCGAGCCTGCGGTACATGTCCACGCGCACCCGCCGGGCCAGCTCGGGGTCGGCGGCGATCGCCTCGTCGAGCGCCGGGTAGAGGTCGCGCCCCTCGTGCTGCCACCGCAGGATCCACGCCTGGTGGTTGACGCCCGCGGACAGGAAGTCGACCTCCTCGTAAGGCACGCCGACCAGCCCGCTGAGGTCGCGGATCGTCCAGTACACGGAGTGGCACAGCCCGACGGCCTTCACCTTCGGCGCGACCGCGGCGAGGTACTGGATGTTCATCGCCATCGGGTTGGTGTAGTTGAGCAGCCAGGCGTCCGGGCAGACCGCGAGGATGTCGGCGGCCAGCCCCTCCAGCAGCGGGAACGTCCGCAGGGCGCGGAAGATGCCGCCGATGCCGAGGGTGTCGCCGATCGTCTGCCGCACCCCGAACGACTCGGGGACGTCGAAGTCGGTCAGGGTGGCGGCGTGGCCGCCGACCGCGACCATGTTGATCACGACGTCCGCGCCCTCCAGCACCTTGCGGCGGGACAGCGAGGCGACGACGTGGGGCTTGGCCCCGCACGCCTCGGCGGTGTGCCGGGCCAGCGCCTCGGCGACCGCGAGCCGTTCGCCGTCGATGTCGTGCAGGCCGATGGTGACGTCCGCGAGTTCGGGGAACGACAGGAGGTCGCGGAGGAGTTGGCGCGTGAACTCGACGGAGCCCGCGCCGATGAACGCGATGGTGAGCATCTACCGACCTTCCAGTACGCGGATGAGGCGGGCCACCTCGACGGCCATGGCCTCGCGGCCCGCGCCGAGGTAGCGCCGGGGGTCGACGAGGACGGGATCGTCCCCGAGCCCGGCCCTGATCGCCGCGGTGAAGAACTTGTTGAGCTGGGTGGCGATGTTGATCTTCCGCATCCCCGCGCGGACCGCCGCCGCCAGGTGCTCGTCGGCCACGCCGGACGAGCCGTGCAGCACCAGCGGCACCGGCACGGCCTCCCGCAGCCGCGCGATGAGGTCGAAGTCCAGCGTGGCGGTGCGGGTGAGCATCGCGTGCGACGACCCGACGGCCACGGCGAGCGCGTCCACCCCGGTCGCCTCGACGTAGCGGGCGGCGTCGTCGGGGTCGGTGCGCGTGCCCGGCTCGTGCACGCCGTTCTTCCCGCCGATCTCGCCGAGTTCGGCCTCGACCGACACGCCGTACCCGTGGCAGCGCAGCACCACGGCGGCGGTGCGGGCCACGTTCTCGTCGTGGCCGAGCGCGGACCCGTCGAACATGACCGAGCCGAAGCCCAGGTCGACGGCCTCGCGGATCAGGTCCTCGGAGGTGGCGTGGTCGAGGTGCACGGCGACGGGCGAGGACGCCCCCGCGGCGATGGCGAGCGCGGCGCGGCTGATCGGCGCCAGCGAACCGTGGTAGCGGACGGCGTTCTCGCTGATCTGGAGCACCACGGGGGCGCCCGTCTCGTCGGCCGCGGCGGCGATGGCCTCCGCGTGCTCGATCTGGATCACGTTGAACGCCGCGGTGGGCGCGGCCCGGTCGAGCAAGTCCCGGAGCGGAACCAGCGGCATCTGCTACTCCTCGATCACTCGGCGCGGTCGAACACGGGTCTTGCGGTCCTCGTAGAAGTCGCGGTCGAAGTCCCCGGCCAGCGGGGACCGGACGGCGGCGGCCGACAGGGCGACGGCGTTGGCCAGGCGTTCCGGCCAGGGCAGGTGCCAGCAGGCGACCAGCGCGGCGACGGCCGCGTCCCCGGCTCCGGTCGGGTTGCCGACCACGGACTCGACCGGCGTCGCGGTCCACACGCCGTCGGCGGTGTAGGCGGTCATCCCGGCCGGGCCGTCCGACACCACCGCGGCGGCGGCACCGAGCGCCAGCGGATCCCCGTCGCCGCCCGCGGCGAGCAGTTCCAGCCTGTTGGGCGTGATCACCGCGGGTCCGGCCGCGGCGCCCGCCGCCAGCGCGGGCCCGTCCGCGTCGAGCAGCACGGGGACGTCGGCGGCGCGGACGAGCGTGGCGTAGGCGTCGGCGGGTACGCCCTTCGGCAGGGACCCGGACAGCACGACCAGGTCGGACTCGGCGGCCAGCCGCCGGTAGAGCCGGAGGAACCCGGCCCACTCGACCGCGGTGACGCCCGGTCCCGGCTCGGCGAACATCGTCGCCTCGCCGGACTCCTCGACGACGGCCACCGTCCGGCGGGTCTCCCCCTCGATCGGGAACATCGCCTCGGGCACGCCCGCCGCGACGAGGTCGGCGCCGAGCAGCATCCCGGCGCAGCCCCCGGCCAGGCCGGTCGCGACGACGGCCACGTCGAGCGCCCGCAGGACCCTGGCGACGTTGACGCCCTTGCCGCCCGCCCGGATGGCGGGTTCGCCGACCCGGTGGGTGGCGCCCGCGGTGAGCCGGTCGACCGGGTAGGTCACGTCGAGGGCCGCGTTGAGCGTGACGGTGAGTGCCCGCACGGCGATCAGGCGGTGCTGCGCAGGATGACCGACCGGGTCAGGTGGCGCGGGGTGTCGGGGTTGAGCCCACGCCCGAGCGCGACCTCCACCGCCAGCCGGTGGATGGCCACCAGCTCGGCCAGCGGGTCCCGGTCGCGGGCGATCCACAGGCCGCCGGTGGCGCCGACCTGCCGGTCGAGGCCGGTGGGCGGTGTGCCGAGCACCCACACCGCCGAGCGCGCGTCGGTGATCGCGATGGGACCGTGCCGGTACTCCGCGGCCGGGTAGGACTCGGCCCAGCTCAGGGACGCCTCCCTCATCTTGAGCGCCGCCTCCGCCGCCAGACCGGTGGTCCACGCGGCGCCCAGGAACGTGAACTGCTCGCGCTGGGCGACCCCGGCGGGCAGCGGTTCGGCCAGCGCGCGCTCGGCGTCGGCGACGGCGCGGTCGAGGCTCTCGCCGAGGTGGGCCCGCAGCAGTGCGACCGCCGTCGTGGCGAACCGGGTCTGCACGACGGACCGCTCGTCGGCGAAGTCGAGCACGACGACGTCGCCCGCCAGCGCCATGACCGGGGTCTCCGGATCGGCGATGATCGCCGTCGTGGGCGTCGAGGGCGAGTCCGTCCGCAGCCTCGCGAGGATCTCCAGGATCTCGGTGGTCGTTCCCGACCTGGTCAGCGCCACGACGCGGTCGTAGACGCGGCCCGCGGGCATCTCCGAGGCCGCGAAGGCGTCGGTCTCGCCGTGCCCGGCGTCCTCGCGCAGCCGGGCGTAGGCCTGCGCCATGAACAGCGACGTGCCGCAGCCGACCACGGCGACGCGCTCGCCCCGCCGCGGCAGCGCCCGCACGGTCGCGGGGTCGGCGGCGACCTCGGCGGCCCGTCGCCAGCAGGCGGGCTGCGAGGCGATCTCGCCGGTGGTGTGGAGGCGGCCGGACACCTCGTCGGACTGATCACCGGACGGCTGAGGCTGTACGCGCATGAGAGTTTTCTAGCACAACCGCTCATAATCAAGCAACAAATTTGAGCGTTTGACGACTGTGTGCGTCAAAGGGTCGACCAGGGCAGGACGGAGGTCGGAACGGGGCCCGCTGTCCCGTCCCGACCTCCTCCCCTCCCCCGGCCCGGTGGCTACTTGATCCCGACGGACGCGATGGACCGCACGAAGAAGCGCTGCGCCACGAAGAAGACGAGCAGCACGGGCAACTGGCTCAGCACCGTTCCCGCCATGAGCTTGGGCCAGTTCGTCGTGTGGGAGCCCTGGAAGCTCTGCAACCCGATCTGCACCGTCATGTTGCCGGGGCTGTGGATCGCGATCAGCGGCCAGAGGAAGTCGTTCCACGTCTGCAGGAACGTGAGCACCGCGAGCGTGGCCAGGGTCGGGCGCATCAGCGGGAGCAGGACCTGCGCCAGGATCCGCAGCCTGCCCGCACCGTCGATCCGGGCCGCCTCCTCCAGCTCCCTCGGCACGGTCATGAAGAACTGCCGCATGAGGAACACGCCGAACGCGGTGGCCAGGTTGGGCGCGATCAGCGCGCCGAGCGTGTCGCTCAGGCCCACCTCGCGGACCATGATCAGCAGCGGCAGCATGACGATCTGGAACGGCACCATGAGCGTCGCCAGGATCGCCAGGAACGCCACCCGGCCGCCGAGGAACCGGATGCGCGCGAACGCGTAGCCCGCCAGCGAGCAGAGCACGATGTTGCCGACCACGCAGACGACGGACACCACCGTGCTGTTGTAGAGCCACGAGCCCAGCGGGACGTCGTTCCACGCGTCGGCGTAGTTGTGCCACTCCAGCCCGCTCGGCAGGCCGGGCGGGAAGCGCCGCGACTCCGCGGGCGTGGAGAAGGAGACCATCACCATCCACACCAGCGGCGCGATCATGATCAGCGACAGCGGCAGCAGGATCAGGTGCAGCGCGCTGGGGCGGCGTCGGCGTCGGTGGAGCCGGAGCGTGGTCATCGGGCCTCGAATTGGGAGGTGCGGCGGTTGAACGCGAGCTGGACGACGGTGAACACCAGGATCACCAGGAACACCACGCAGCCGATGGCCGCGGCGTAGCCGCCGTCGAAGCTGACGAAGGCCTCGTTGTAGAGGTGGTAGACGAGCACGGTGGTCGCCCGCAGCGGACCGCCCTTGGTGGTCACGTAGACCTCGTCGAACAGCTGCAACCCGTTGATCGAGAGCCACACCAGCAGGAACCCGGACGCTGGCGCCGCCTGCGGCAGCTCCACGTGCCAGAAGGACTGGAAGCGGCTGCACCCGTCGAGCGCGGAGGCCTCCATCAGGTCCTGGGGGACGTTCTGCAGGGCGGCCAGGAAGATGATCACCGCGAAGCCCAGCCAACCCCAGATCGTCATGCCCACCAGGACGTACAGCGCCTGGCCGGGGTCCTGGAAGAAGCCCTGCTTGGGCAGGCCGACCCCCTGGAGCAGGGCGTTCACCAACCCGAACTGGGGGTTGGTCAGCCAGCTGAACACGATGCCGGTGGCGACCGTGGAGGTCACCAGCGGGACGAACACCGCCATCCGGTACAGGGTGATGCCGCGGATCTTCTGGTTGAGCAGCACCGCTATGGGCAGGGCGAGCACCATCGTGATCGGCACGAAAAGGGCCGTGTAGATCAGCGTCCTGCGCCCGGCGTCCCAGAACAGCGGGTCCTGGGCGAGCTTGGCGTAGTTCGCGCCGCCCGCGAACGTGCCGGGCGAGGTGAGGTCGGTCGTCTGGAAGGACAGCACGAACGACCAGACGACGGGCACCAGCCCGAACAGGCCGATCACCACCATCGCGGGAGCCGCGAACCCCCACCCGGCCAGGTGGTCGGCCGTGCGGACCCGCCGGGGGCGGGGCCCGCGCCTGTCGCGCACCGGTCCCCGCGGCGGCGGTGCGAGGACAGCGGTCACGAGCCGGCCAGGATCTCGTCGACCTTGGTGCGGGCGGCGGCCAGCGCGTCGGCGGGCTGCGCCTCGCCCAGCAGGACCGACTGCACCGCGGTGCCGAGCGCCTGCGAGATCTCCGGGTACTGCGGGATGTTGGGCCGCGCCTTCGACACGTTCTTCGCGAGGTTGTCGACGAACACCTTGTTGCCGGGGTACTTCTCCTCGAACTTCGCGTAGTCGGGCAGCTCCAGCTCGGACTGGCGGATCGGCAGGTGGCCGGTCTCCATCGCGAACTCGAGGTGGATCTGCGGCGACAGCAGCCACTTCAGGAACGGCCACGACTCGGCCTTCCCGTTGTCGCCGAACACCACGTACGTGTCGGGGCCCGCGATCGTGGCGTGGGTGACCTTGCCGGGCAGGAACTGCACGCCGTAGGACACGTCCTCGTTGATGCCGCTCAGGTCCCACGGGCCGGTCCAGAGCATGCCGATCCGGCCGGAGTTGAAGAGGTTGACGTACTGCTGGTCGCCGGTGTCGAGGTAGACGGACTTGTCCTCGACCGCCATGTCGCGCAGCAGCTGCATGGCCTGCTTGCCCGCGTCCGAGTCGAACGCGGACTTCTTCCCGTCCGCCGAGAGCAGGTCGCCGCCCGCCTGCCAGAGCAGGGCGAGGAAGCGCCAGACCGTGTCCTCGGAGCCGTCGTTGGAGTAGGACCAGCCGAACCGGTCGCCGGAGACCGTCAGCTTCGCCGCCGCCGAGCGGAAGTCCTCCCAGGTCCACGTCTCCGTCGGGTAGGCGATGCCCGCCTCGTCGAAGAGCTTCTTGTTGTAGACCAGGGAGAGGTTGTCGACGAGCGCGGGGACGCCGTAGATCTTGCCGTTCACGGTCGAGGCCTCGCGGCCCGCCGCGAACAGGTCGTCCCAGTCGAAGTCCTTGTCGTCGCGGATCAGCGACGTCAGGTCCTGGGTCTGCGGGCGCTCGGCGAGGCCGGAGAGCGAGGAGCCGAACTGGTAGGCCACGGTCGGCGGGTTGCCCGCCACGAACGCGGCCAGCGTCTTCTGCAGGACGTTGTCGTTGCCGCCGTTGAACACCATCTCGACCTGGTTGTCGGGGTGCTCGGAGTTCCAGCGGTCGGCCAGCTTGGTGAGCGCCTCGCCCTCCTGGTCGGTGTAGCCGTGCCACACCGTCACCTTGTCGCCACCACCGGAACCGCTCTTGCCGCCTCCACAGGCCGCGGTCAGCGCGAGCGTGGCCGCCAAGGTCAGGGCCGCCCGCCGACTCAGTCCGCGTCCCTGTGTCATCCGGGCCTCCTGGTGGTGCTTGGTTTTGGTTGAGGCCGGTCACGCTAGAACAGAACCGCTCACATCAGCAAGGGAACGCAGGTAAAAGCTCAGAATCGTTCACTTTTCGTGCCCGAACGATCAAAGTGTCTCTTCTGGATCTGAACCACTGGCCGCAGCAAGGGCTCCACCTTTCATACCCTTTTCGTAGTCCCACGAACGAGACCCACCTCGGATGGTCCCCCACTACTAGGGGTACCCAAATGTGACGGCGTTGTAGTTTAATCGATCAGAAGCAATCAAACTTGATGAGCGATTAAGGAGCTTCGTACGTCTATGGCACCCCTCACCTCAGTACTCGGAAAAGCAGCGGTGACCAGCCTCGTCGTGGTGCTCTGCGCCACCGGGGCGACGGCGCAGGCAGCGCCCCAGCCGTTGGCCGACGACCCCGGAGCGACGGCGATCCAGCTGCCCCCTCTGCCGGGGATCCTGGACTACCAGCTCGGCGCCGCCTACACGCCTCCGGCGGGCGTCACCATCGTGACGCGCGACAGCACCGCCTCACCGGCAGCCGGCATCTACAACATCTGCTACGTGAACGGGTTCCAGACGCAGCCCGAAGAACACGACCTCTGGCTGAACCAGCGCAAGGACCTGCTGGTCACCGGTTCCAACGGCAAGCCGATCGTCGACCCGGAATGGCCGGACGAGTTCATCCTGGACACCTCGACCGCCACCAAGCGCACCAGGCTCGCCGCGATCGCGGACGAGGCCATCACGCGGTGCTCGCAGCGCGGGTTCAAGGGGCTGGAGATCGACAACCTGGATTCCTACGGGCGGTCGAAGGGCAAGCTGACGGTCGACCACAACCTGGCGTACGCGAAGCTGCTCCAGCAGCGGGCGCACGCGCTCGGGCTCGCGATCGGGCAGAAGAACTCGGCCGAGGTGAGCGAGCGGGCGCACAACGAGGTCGGCTTCGACTTCGCGTTCGCCGAGGAGTGCTTCGCCTACGAGGAGTGCGCCGACTACAGCGACGAGTACGGGTCGCTGGTGATGGACGTCGAGTACACGGACAACCTGCCGAACGGGCCGTTCTCGACGGTGTGCCGCAGTGGTGACCGTCCTGCGACTACGACTTTGAGGGACCGGGAGCTTGTCGGGCCCGGGAATCGGGATTACATCTACCAGCACTGCTGATCGGGTGGGGCTGCGACGCTCGTCGGTGTGTTGGCCGGCGGGCGTTGTGGTTTTTTGGGGTGGAGTGGGGTGGGTTTGGGCGGTTCGGTGCCGGGTGGGGGCCGTGGGTTGTCGCCGGTTTGGTTCGCGGCAGCTCGACACCGGGTATCAGTGGCCGCCGTTCTCCGGGTTCGGCCGACTTGACTTGGGGCCCCTCTTTTCGGCCCTCGGCGGTCTTGAAGGGCAGGTGGTGGTGACCTGCCCGCCACCGCGAGGGTAGGGCCGAAAACCCCAAGTCAAGTCGGCCGAACGGATGCGGGCGCGCTCGGTTTGTCGGTGCTCGGTGCCTGGTGTTGGTGCTCGGTGCTCCTGGTCGGGTGGTTTGCTCGGTTCTGTGGTGCTGCGGCTGGACCTGCTCGGTTGTGTGGTGCTTGTGGGTTGGCCTTGTCCGGCTTCAGGCGTGTGACAGGCAGTGTTCGAGGCGGGTGCGGGTGTCTTCGTCGTCGGAGTTGTCGAGGACGTGGCGGTAGTCGGTGGCGGCGTCGGTGTAGCGGCCTGACTGTTCGAAGACGATCGCGCGGTTGTAGCGGGTCTCGGGGGTGTCGGCGAGGCTGACGGCTTGGGTGAGGTCGGACAGGGCGCCGGGGAGGTCGGCGGTTTCGTAGCGGAGTTGGCCGAGGATGGCCCAGGCCGGGGCGAAGGTGGGGTTCGTGCGGGTGACCTCCTCGAGCAGTGCGCGGGCGGTGGTGGGGTCGCCTTGTTCTGCCAGGAGTCTGGCTTTGAGCGAGAGCAGGTGCGGGTTGGCGGGGGCCAGGAGGAGGCCGGTTTCGGTGTTCTGCCAGGCGTGGGGGGAGCCGAGGTCGCAGCGGAGGCTGGAGCGGTTGACGTGGGCTTCGACGTGGCGGGGGTCCAGTTGGACCACGTAGTCGAATTCCGCGAGCGCGCCTTCGAGGTCGCCCAGTTCCAGTAGGCAGTCGGCGAGGTTGTAGTGCACTTCCGGGAACGGTGGCGACAGCGGCAGGACGCGGCGGAACGCTTCCAGGGCTTCGGTGTTGCGGTCCAGTTTGCGGAGCACGGTGCCGACGTGGAAGTGGTGCTCGGGGAAACCGGGGTCCAGGTCGGCGACGGCCTGGTAGTCGACGAGTGCTTCCTCCAGCCTGCCGGTCATGGCGAAGACCTGGGCGCGGTTGTAGCGCAGGACGGAGCGGTGCAGGGCGTGTTCGCCCTCGGCCAGTTCGTCGTCGAGCTTGGCCATGCCGTCCTCCAGCAGGCGCAGCGCCTGGCCGACCTTGCCCTGCCGCACCTCCACGAGCGCGAGGCCGTTGCGGCTGAAGACGGTGTGGAACGCGCGTTCCTTGGGGTCGGGGAGTTGGCTCGCCAGCGCGATGGCGAGGTTCATCCAGCCGCGGGCCCGGTGGAAGTCGCGGCGGTCCTCGGTGAAGTGCCGGGCGTAGAGCATGGCGCTGCCGTAGGCGAGGTTCATGTGCAGCTTGGGGTCGTCGGACACGGCGCGGGCGTCGTCGTAGATCGCCTCGGCCTCGTCGGCGCGGCTCACCGACGCCAGTGAGGTGCTGGCGCCCTCGGTGAAGTGCCACCACAGCTCGGGGTGCGTGGTGTGGTCGACGAGCGCGCGGCCGCGCATGCCGATCTCGGCGGACGCGTGGTAGAGGCCCACTTTGCGGCAGTGGCCCATCGCGCGCTTGAGCGAGTCGGCGCCCGCGCCCATCGGATCGCCGCCGAGGGCGGCGTGGTGGGTGATCGCGCCCAACGCCCACGACGGTTCGCCGGTGGCGACCAGGTCGACCCGACGAGCGTCGTGCAGCGCGGCCCGGAACTGCGGCTCCACCTGGTCGTAGGCCGCGCGCAGCGCCGGGTCGTCGCTGGTGCAGTCGCTGTCCACGTAGGCCTTGGCCAGTGCGGGCACGTCCGCGGGCTCGGCCGCGGGTGGGCGGACCGCGGTGGCCTGGGTGGCGCGGGCGTGTTCGGCGAGCACCTCGCTCAACGAGATCGCGAGCTCGCCGCGGGGATCGACGACCGGGTCGGTGCCGGTGCCGACGACGACCACGAGGTTCGGCAGGTCGGTGCGGCGCAGCAGGACCGCGACGAACTCGTGGTCGGTCGGGTCGGCCTCGTGGACGTTCTCCACGACCAGCGTCCGCGGCCCGCCCAGTTCGTCGAGGTAGACCTTGAGGAACTCCGCGAGCCCGTTGGCGATGTTGAGCGTGTGCAGGCGCGAGTAGAACCGGGTGCGCTCCTCGTCGGCGACCGTCCACTCCAGCGTCGCCCACGCGGGCGGCACCGCACCGGCCAGTTCGGGGGCCACCGTGGCGACCTCGATGTTGTGCCGCGCGGCCAGTTCGGGGCGGCGGATGAACGCGTCCACGGCGATCGCCCGCATCAGCGCGCCCGCCGCGGAGTACGGGCCGCGCAACCCGCGGTGCGCGTCCACGACCGCGAGGACCGGCGGCAGGTCGAGGCCGTCGCGCAGCCTGGCGCGGTCGGCGAGGTGGCGGGACCGGAGCCAGTGGTGGCGGGTCATGGCGTTGTCCTTTCAGACGCGCTTGCGACGCCGGTCGCGCAGGGCGAGCAGCCCGTAGACGACGATCGGGACGAGCGAGAAGGTGAGGAAGACCGTCGAGTCCAGCAGTTGGAGGGCCGTCGCCCCGCTGCCGTCGGCCAGGCGGGTGAACACGCCGCGGAACATGAAGTACGTGACCGGGGCCAGTGCCAGCGCGAACGTGGTGAGGCTGACGGCGTAGCCGACCAGCACGAACCACGAGTACCAGCGGACGACCCGGCGGTCCACGGGGTGCCAGGCGGACTCGTCGTGCAGCCGGTCGCGGCGGCCGAGGAGCCGGTGGACCTTGTTGGCGACCGCCTGCTTGGCGGCGGTGTGCAGGTCCACGCAGCCCAGCGCGGTGCTGACCAGCACGTACAGGTCCGTGCGCAGGAAGAACGAGAACTGCCACGCCACCCGCAGGAGCGTCGCGAACGCGACCGCCAGGCAGAACCGGCCGCCGAGGGAGAGCGCGCCGCCGGGCTGCCGGGTGAGGTCGGCGGCCACGGTCAGACCCGCCACGACCACGAGGTCGACCATGATCCCGGCGACGATCGGCAGGTAGCGCTGCCTGCGCGGCACGGACACCAGGCCGTCCATGGAGGTCTCCAGGACGATGAAGTACAGCCGCCTGCCGACGTGCAGCGACGACGGCAGGCCGAGGCGGCGGCCCGCCAGCGCGTGGAACGACTCGTGCAGCAGCAACAGCGGCAGCGCGGCGACGAACAGGGTCGCCTGGATGACCGAGTAGTACTCGACGTAGAAGATGTTGCGGTAGGTCGGCCGGAGGTCGGCGTGCACGACCATCGCCACCAGCGCCCAGACCGCCAGGGCGCCGTAGAGGAACCAGGCGGGCGGGGAGAACAGCGCGCGTCCGGTCCGCTGCCATCGGACGGCGGGCGCCTCCGGTGCCATTCCGTCCGCCGATCGCACGAATTCGAATTCGTGCAGCGCGCCGACCACGTCCGCGATGTCGACCGGTTCACCGTATTCGGCTTCGTACCAGAGGGCCGCGGCGGCCGGTGGAAGTCCTTCCTCCATTTTTCGGACCAGCGCGGCGCCGTCCGGCGGGAGGACCGCGTAGGAATCGATGTCCCGACGGCCGACGGTGACGTCGTCCCCGTCCGGCAGGTAGACCAGCGGGTGCAGCCGGAGCGGGCGCCCGAGGTCGGCGACGCCGCCGGGCTCCGCGCTCAGCACCTCCGAGTCGCTCATCCACGATCCCTTCGCGTGCGGGTGGAACAAGGCCGTGCCGGGCGTGACCACGCAGGTCACGCCCGGTCCGGGATCAGCTCGCGGGGAGCGTGGGGACCTTGTACTGCGAGCACGCGGCGGCGATCAGGCGGACCGGACCGGCCTTGCGGATCGTGATCTTCTTCATCTTCGGGTTCACAACGCCTCCTGGGGAGTGGACGCTCCGGAAGACACGTGCGGCCGCCCCGCGCTTTGTGGGGCGCGCACGGCGGAAATCCGCGAAGGCGTCGCGATAAAAGATGCTGATGCACCCATTACCCTGTCTCCGGTGCGCATTTCGGTGCGCTCGACGCCGGCTGAGGTTAAGTCGCCGAAAGGATTCGCAACCATAGACCGTAAGAGTGGTCACCGCGGGCTACTCCCGATTTGTCGCGCACCACTTCTTGCGCTTGCCCGGACAAAACCCGCCAAGTCCTGCTCGGAGCCCGTCGGATGAACGGATCCGCAACGGGGGATGAACCCGCGCGCTGCGCCGAAGGGCGGCCCACGGTGAGTGACATCCTGCAAACTTTCGACCGCGCTCCCGGCGCCACGCCACGGTGCGCGACGCCACCGGCCGCGACTGCGTCCTGTCGAGTCCGCCGCGGCCACCCGGACGGCCGAGTCCCGTTCGCGCCCCGTGTCCGGTTCGAACGTTTGCCGCGACCTGCCTCCGTTGCGGAAAGCCGCAGGTCAACGCTGTCATCCCAGGGCGTTCGGCGGCGACGGGACCGCGTTCGGACGAGCGGTCGGTCCCGTGCACGGCGAAGGGCCGGGGCGGTGGTCGCGAACCCCACCGCCCCGGCCCCGTGCACGGACTACATCAGCGCTTCTCCGCCGTGTAGAGCGCCGTCACCTCCTGGTCGGTCAGCGCACGGCTGTACGCGTGGACCGAGTCGACCGCGCCCGACCAGAAGTCGCCCTTGGCGCCCGCGTACTTCGCGCGCCCCACGGACAACGGGCCGGTGCTGGTGACGTCCGGGCCCGCGGGCGAGGTGCCCACGCGCTGGCCGTCCACGAACAGCCTGACCTCACCGGTGGTGTGGTCGCGCACGCCGACCAGCTGGTACCAGCGGTTCAGCTCGGGGGCGACGGTGAACCTGGCGCGGTTGCCGCCCGGAGTGCTGAAGGCGAACGCCCCCTGCCCGTACTGGAG
This window contains:
- a CDS encoding endo alpha-1,4 polygalactosaminidase yields the protein MTSLVVVLCATGATAQAAPQPLADDPGATAIQLPPLPGILDYQLGAAYTPPAGVTIVTRDSTASPAAGIYNICYVNGFQTQPEEHDLWLNQRKDLLVTGSNGKPIVDPEWPDEFILDTSTATKRTRLAAIADEAITRCSQRGFKGLEIDNLDSYGRSKGKLTVDHNLAYAKLLQQRAHALGLAIGQKNSAEVSERAHNEVGFDFAFAEECFAYEECADYSDEYGSLVMDVEYTDNLPNGPFSTVCRSGDRPATTTLRDRELVGPGNRDYIYQHC
- a CDS encoding tetratricopeptide repeat protein yields the protein MTRHHWLRSRHLADRARLRDGLDLPPVLAVVDAHRGLRGPYSAAGALMRAIAVDAFIRRPELAARHNIEVATVAPELAGAVPPAWATLEWTVADEERTRFYSRLHTLNIANGLAEFLKVYLDELGGPRTLVVENVHEADPTDHEFVAVLLRRTDLPNLVVVVGTGTDPVVDPRGELAISLSEVLAEHARATQATAVRPPAAEPADVPALAKAYVDSDCTSDDPALRAAYDQVEPQFRAALHDARRVDLVATGEPSWALGAITHHAALGGDPMGAGADSLKRAMGHCRKVGLYHASAEIGMRGRALVDHTTHPELWWHFTEGASTSLASVSRADEAEAIYDDARAVSDDPKLHMNLAYGSAMLYARHFTEDRRDFHRARGWMNLAIALASQLPDPKERAFHTVFSRNGLALVEVRQGKVGQALRLLEDGMAKLDDELAEGEHALHRSVLRYNRAQVFAMTGRLEEALVDYQAVADLDPGFPEHHFHVGTVLRKLDRNTEALEAFRRVLPLSPPFPEVHYNLADCLLELGDLEGALAEFDYVVQLDPRHVEAHVNRSSLRCDLGSPHAWQNTETGLLLAPANPHLLSLKARLLAEQGDPTTARALLEEVTRTNPTFAPAWAILGQLRYETADLPGALSDLTQAVSLADTPETRYNRAIVFEQSGRYTDAATDYRHVLDNSDDEDTRTRLEHCLSHA